The following proteins are encoded in a genomic region of Papaver somniferum cultivar HN1 unplaced genomic scaffold, ASM357369v1 unplaced-scaffold_10, whole genome shotgun sequence:
- the LOC113326100 gene encoding uncharacterized protein LOC113326100 produces MMKKVIKYDMEVATSADSVWAVYSSPDIPRLLRDVLLPGVFEKLDVIEGNGGVGTVLDIVFPPGAVPRSYKEKFVNIDREKRLKEVIMIEGGYRDMGCTFYLDRIHVVEKTPSSCVIESSIVYEVKEEYADAVSKLITTEPLKSMAEVISNYVIQKESVSPRINILDKQSQVKKEIRYDLEVPTSADSIWSVYSCPDIPRLLRDVLLPGVFEKLDVIEGNGGVGTVLDIVFPPGAVPRSYKEKFVNINHEKRLKEVIMIEEGYLDMGCTSYLDRIHVVEKTSKSCIIKSSVVYEVKRECADAMSKLITTEPLKSMAEVISNYAIKQQSASERNIPKKQSALIRKEINYETEVQTSADSIWNVYSSPDIHRLLRDVLLPGVFEKLDVIAGNGGVGTVLDIAFPLGAVPRRYKEKFVKINHEKRLKEVVMIEGGYLDMGCTFYMDRIHVFEKTPNSCVIESSIIYEVKEEYAAKMAKLITTEPLESMAEVISGYVLKKRLQVFGFEIKPKLRFNLLLCLIICLAVAGGMFVAGFPL; encoded by the exons ATGATGAAGAAAGTAATCAAATATGATATGGAGGTAGCTACCTCAGCTGATTCAGTATGGGCAGTTTACAGTTCGCCGGATATCCCTAGACTTCTCAGAGATGTTCTACTTCCCGGTGTCTTTGAGAAGTTAGACGTCATTGAAGGAAATGGCGGCGTCGGTACAGTTCTTGACATTGTTTTTCCTCCAG GTGCGGTTCCTCGAAGTTACAAAGAGAAATTCGTAAACATCGATCGCGAAAAGCGATTGAAAGAGGTTATCATGATCGAAGGAGGATACCGGGACATGGGATGCACATTTTACTTGGACAGGATCCATGTGGTGGAGAAAACCCCGAGCTCATGCGTTATTGAATCTTCTATTGTTTATGAAGTGAAAGAAGAGTATGCTGATGCCGTGTCTAAATTAATCACAACTGAACCATTGAAGTCGATGGCGGAAGTCATCTCTAATTACGTTATACAGAAAGAATCAGTTTCGCCAAGAATTAATATTCTCGACAAGCAATCTCAAGTGAAGAAGGAGATTCGATACGACCTGGAGGTACCAACCTCGGCTGATTCTATCTGGTCAGTTTACAGCTGCCCTGATATCCCTCGGCTTCTTAGAGATGTTCTACTTCCCGGTGTGTTCGAGAAATTGGATGTCATTGAAGGAAACGGTGGCGTTGGGACTGTTCTTGATATTGTTTTCCCTCCAG GTGCGGTACCACGTAGTTACAAGGAGAAATTTGTTAACATTAACCACGAGAAGCGATTAAAAGAAGTGATTATGATCGAAGAAGGGTACTTAGACATGGGGTGCACATCTTACCTGGATAGGATCCATGTAGTTGAAAAAACCTCTAAATCTTGTATCATTAAATCATCTGTGGTTTATGAAGTGAAACGAGAGTGTGCTGATGCCATGTCTAAGTTAATCACGACAGAACCATTGAAGTCGATGGCAGAAGTCATCTCTAATTACGCTATCAAGCAACAATCAGCTTCTGAGAGAAACATTCCTAAGAAGCAATCTGCTCTAATTAGGAAAGAAATTAATTACGAAACGGAGGTGCAAACCTCAGCTGATTCGATTTGGAACGTCTACAGTTCCCCTGACATCCATCGACTACTTAGAGATGTTCTGCTTCCTGGTGTTTTCGAAAAGCTAGATGTCATTGCAGGCAATGGTGGCGTTGGTACTGTACTGGATATTGCTTTCCCTCTAG GTGCAGTTCCGCGGAGGTATAAGGAGAAATTTGTGAAGATTAACCATGAGAAGCGACTGAAAGAAGTGGTTATGATCGAAGGAGGATACCTAGACATGGGTTGCACATTCTACATGGACAGGATCCATGTCTTTGAGAAAACCCCAAACTCATGTGTTATCGAATCCTCGATCATTTACGAAGTTAAAGAAGAGTATGCTGCTAAAATGGCTAAGCTAATCACAACAGAACCATTGGAATCCATGGCAGAAGTCATCTCTGGTTATGTTCTTAAGAAACGGCTCCAGGTATTCGGATTCGAGATTAAGCCAAAATTAAGATTCAATCTTTTGCTATGTTTGATTATCTGTTTGGCTGTAGCCGGAGGTATGTTTGTCGCTGGTTTTCCACTCTAA